Within Pokkaliibacter sp. MBI-7, the genomic segment ACCACGCAGCCCATCATGGGGCTGGCCAGTTCGTCACCTGCTTCTTCAGCGTCACCTTTTGGTCAGCCTGCGGTGCCATCGGTGGGGGTGATGAGCGCCGGACGAGTCTCATTATTTGTGCGTGATAACTGCGTGCTCTGTGATCGTGAGCTGAAAAAGCTGCTGAGCCAGAACCGCCCGATCGACATCTATCTGGTCGGCAGTGAGGGTAACGACCGAACCATTCAGTTGTGGGCACTGGCACGGGGGATCAGCCCCGCCGCCGTCAAGTCAAAGCAGATCACCCTCAACCATGATAACGGCACCTGGGCATCCATGGCCGGAGCTGCTCATGCCGGTGATTTGCCCGGTCTTATGCAACAGGTCGCCGGTGAGTGGCGAATCGTGCACGAATGAGGCCGGTCACTGTGACGGCCGCTCTCCTGCTCTGGGGCATTTCACTGTTGCCTGGCGTGGCGACAGCTGCCCGTTTTGTGCCTCCGCCGTCGTTTCAGATGGTAGCCCAGGAGGCAGCCGTTCCCGATGTGCTGCTGTACGCCCTGACGCAAACCGAGAGCAATGCCGGTTTGGTGGATGGCAGCTTCAGTCCGTGGCCATGGACACTGAATGTCGCGGGTAAAGGGTTTCGTTATCACTCCCGTGCTGAGGCTTGCAGCGCCCTGCAGGAGGCACTGGCGAGTCACCGTCCGGGCAACATCGATGTCGGCATTGCACAGGTGAATATCGGTGCCAACGGTCATCGTTTTTCATCGCCCTGTGCGGGACTTGATCCAATGCTGAATCTGCGTACAGCCGCGCAGATCCTGCGTGAGCAGTTTGAGGCCAGCAAGGGCAGCCAGGGAAACCCGGTGGACGACTGGATCTGGGCTGCAGGTCGGTATCACCGGCCTGCAGGCGGTGAGCCTGCGGCGAAGTACCGGGCAACCGTCAGACGGTTTTTGCGCAAGTTGGGATTACAGGTGTGATGAATAAGGAGGGGGTGATGCAAGGTATGCAAGCGATGCGGTGGGTGGTCGGGGGCTTGTTGGCCGTGGCGATGAGTCAGGCCATGGCGCTGGAAGTTGTGGCGGATCACGGTGGTGTGCCAGCACAGCCGTATTACTCACCAATCAATAACGTGTCGGACCCGGAGATCGCTGGAGAACCCGCGCCGGTACGCCCGCCTCTGGCAGCGGCAGGTCTGCCCCATCAGGTGAGTATTGCCGACATGCTGCCGGTGACCAGCCAGCTGCAGCCCAGGCGCGTGGCACGGCGTGCCGTGAGCCTGCCGGGGATGACGCCGTTG encodes:
- a CDS encoding TIGR03759 family integrating conjugative element protein, whose translation is MTPLKWLVMGVSLSVVGQCLAGSVGTSRAETSQMTQSQGAQSQAVDSSATAAEWGLSAGEWTQYQQAMAGQRGIWSPGLDPITTLGVTAKTDAERRRFAELFVKAEAVRVEKELAFQKAVDAAWARLLPTTQPIMGLASSSPASSASPFGQPAVPSVGVMSAGRVSLFVRDNCVLCDRELKKLLSQNRPIDIYLVGSEGNDRTIQLWALARGISPAAVKSKQITLNHDNGTWASMAGAAHAGDLPGLMQQVAGEWRIVHE
- a CDS encoding integrating conjugative element protein, which codes for MQGMQAMRWVVGGLLAVAMSQAMALEVVADHGGVPAQPYYSPINNVSDPEIAGEPAPVRPPLAAAGLPHQVSIADMLPVTSQLQPRRVARRAVSLPGMTPLFLVGYDNLSLQWLKVRGGQLQQMRATGVVVNVQTPAQLAELQRMVPGVQLLPESADDMGSRLQLSGYPVLITATAIEQ
- a CDS encoding lytic transglycosylase domain-containing protein; amino-acid sequence: MTAALLLWGISLLPGVATAARFVPPPSFQMVAQEAAVPDVLLYALTQTESNAGLVDGSFSPWPWTLNVAGKGFRYHSRAEACSALQEALASHRPGNIDVGIAQVNIGANGHRFSSPCAGLDPMLNLRTAAQILREQFEASKGSQGNPVDDWIWAAGRYHRPAGGEPAAKYRATVRRFLRKLGLQV